One part of the Coffea eugenioides isolate CCC68of chromosome 10, Ceug_1.0, whole genome shotgun sequence genome encodes these proteins:
- the LOC113749097 gene encoding protein TIC 22, chloroplastic, protein MEAPKNSVGPTSSNPLLSFSAFLHQHTLRLGAELASRLEDTKRLTSKLAANFPSFLPPPPALLLPAHSSSSPLLLPFASASQSQQPPRHAAAVAASSETLSSDHVAKTLAGTSVYTVSNSNNEFVLISDPDGAKSIGLLCFRREDAEAFLAQVRSRRGAVRGGTKVVPIALEQVYMLKVEGIAFRFLPDPVQIKNALELKASDVMSGFDGVPVFQSDLLVVKRKNKRYLPIYFRKEDLEKELLMVASRRGPAVSQHILVGNLENVLRKMEMSERNSGWEDLIFIPPGKSHSQHIQEVTKS, encoded by the exons ATGGAGGCCCCAAAGAACTCGGTAGGCCCCACTTCTTCCAATCCTCTCCTCTCGTTCTCTGCTTTCCTCCACCAACACACCCTCCGGCTCGGTGCCGAACTTGCGAGTCGACTCGAAGATACGAAACGACTCACCTCTAAACTCGCCGCCAATTTTCCGTCCTTTCTACCACCGCCGCCGGCACTACTACTGCCAgctcattcttcttcttctcctctaCTTCTGCCTTTCGCTTCTGCTTCGCAATCTCAGCAGCCGCCGCGCCATGCTGCTGCCGTCGCCGCCTCCTCTGAAACTCTAAGCTCCGACCACGTCGCCAAAACCCTAGCCGGTACTTCTGTTTACACCGTCAGCAATTCGAACAATGAGTTCGTACTAATCTCTGATCCTGATGGTGCGAAATCTATCGGCTTACTTTGCTTTCGCCGTGAAGATGCCGAAGCATTTCTAGCTCAG GTAAGGTCAAGGAGGGGAGCAGTGAGAGGTGGAACAAAGGTCGTTCCAATCGCACTTGAACAG GTGTACATGTTGAAGGTTGAAGGCATTGCCTTCCGGTTTTTGCCTGATCCTGTCCAAATTAAAAATGCATTGGAG CTAAAAGCCTCGGATGTCATGAGCGGATTTGATGGGGTTCCTGTTTTTCAG TCTGACCTCCTTGTGGTGAAGAGGAAAAATAAGCGCTACTTACCCATATACTTTCGAAAG GAAGACCTTGAGAAGGAATTGTTAATGGTGGCTTCAAGAAGAGGCCCTGCTGTTTCTCAACACATTTTG GTCGGGAATCTGGAAAATGTTTTGAGGAAAATGGAG ATGAGTGAAAGGAATTCTGGTTGGGAAGATCTAATTTTTATTCCTCCAGGGAAAAGCCACTCACAACACATCCAGGAAGTTACAAAATCATGA